In Cydia amplana chromosome 25, ilCydAmpl1.1, whole genome shotgun sequence, one genomic interval encodes:
- the LOC134659595 gene encoding uncharacterized protein LOC134659595 isoform X1 produces MSTEMEKLKKLRVIRSQCKGTITRIDSFVKDPVALAAASADILEARKEKLISTLKDYEKVQMDILSIDEGDGEQVGDIEEKYYSILAKINSSLKMLNSKVTSECHNASTCKLPTIEIPFYDGKDFTKFKPFFDLFTAVIDRNTSLSDVQKLFYLRKYLQDDALAVILNLPLVNESYKEAIQLLKKRFDNKARLVANHIGILLDISNIQKGTAASIRTFVSQINQQMHALKNLDEPVDKWDMLLISILTRKLDQFTNRAYQLDRDSDTMPTMAGFIEYLEKRAIALEDSHQNKHSTYYDGANKHVNNKSTCYEGTHKSIPKVTNVVSKSLPPCRYCDNKDHQIYNCPIFKILPIAQRQSYVNEKHMCNVCLNNHDGKCKFTFKCKMCKQGHNTLLHQERNVNVDKPRTNNDDSQQPLSSDAGEFDIAVNTILNCVSDSGVLLPTIKVKLITKNNEEVTCKALLDTASQGSFIRSDLVSRLGLKPMMEPNNIIGFRKQLCKVNEYVILTLQSCKNNVKIILKCHISDEITSKLPQRTLDVSKYHIPKNITLADDTFYITNDIPLLLAANIYFAILLQGCIKTENGPVFQNTMLGYVVGGSIPEQGHHCVFNPSSRTSPHRVVFDGSMRSRNGTSLNQVMLNGPVVQSELFDILILFRTYPFILTCDIKKNVSQCFY; encoded by the exons ATGTCTACCGAAATGgagaaattaaaaaagttacGTGTTATACGCTCACAGTGCAAAGGAACCATTACAAGAATCGACAGTTTTGTCAAGGATCCCGTAGCTTTGGCAGCCGCCAGCGCCGATATATTAGAGGCGCGTAAAGAGAAGCTTATTTCCACCTTAAAAGATTACGAAAAGGTGCAAATGGACATCCTAAGCATTGATGAAGGCGACGGTGAACAGGTGGGAGATATTGAAGAGAAATactattccatattagcaaaaatAAATAGTTCTCTTAAAATGTTAAACTCAAAAGTGACTTCGGAGTGCCACAACGCATCCACATGTAAGTTACCCACAATTGAAATACCCTTTTACGACGGAAAGGATTTCACTAAATTTAAACCCTTTTTCGACTTATTTACTGCTGTCATTGATCGGAATACCTCGCTGTCTGATGTGCAAAAGCTTTTTTATTTGAGAAAGTACCTACAGGACGATGCGTTGGCGGTTATTCTGAATTTGCCGTTGGTAAATGAGTCATATAAAGAAGCAATACAATTATTAAAAAAGAGATTTGACAACAAGGCTAGATTAGTTGCAAATCATATAGGAATATTGTTAGATATTTCTAATATACAAAAGGGCACAGCGGCTTCCATACGAACATTTGTTTCACAAATAAATCAACAGATGCATGCATTAAAAAATCTAGATGAACCCGTTGATAAATGGGACATGCTTTTGATATCAATTTTGACTCGAAAGTTAGATCAATTCACAAACCGGGCATACCAATTAGACCGGGACTCAGACACCATGCCTACGATGGCTGGTTTCATTGAATATTTAGAAAAGCGTGCTATAGCGCTCGAAGATAGTCATCAAAATAAACATAGTACCTACTATGATGGTGCTAACAAACatgttaataataaaagtacttgCTATGAAGGTACTCACAAATCAATACCTAAGGTTACAAATGTGGTATCGAAGTCGTTGCCGCCCTGTAGGTATTGTGATAATAAAGACCATCAGATATATAACTGtcctatatttaaaattttgccTATCGCTCAGAGGCAATCTTATGTAAATGAAAAGCACATGTGTAATGTATGCCTTAATAACCATGATGGTAAAtgtaaatttacttttaaatgtaaaatgtgTAAACAGGGCCACAACACATTGCTGCATCAGGAGCGCAATGTGAATGTGGACAAGCCCAGGACAAATAATGATGACAGTCAGCAGCCACTATCATCCGATGCTGGTGAGTTTGACATTGCTGTTAATACTATTTTAAATTGTGTGTCCGATAGTGGTGTTTTGCTGCCAACCATAAAGGTCAAattaataactaaaaataatgaAGAGGTGACATGCAAGGCATTACTGGATACTGCATCTCAAGGCAGTTTTATACGTTCAGATTTAGTAAGCAGGCTTGGCTTAAAACCGATGATGGAACCAAACAATATTATTGGTTTCCGTAAACAACTATGTAAAGTGAATGAGTATGTAATTTTGACTCTTCAGTCttgtaaaaataatgttaaaataatattaaaatgtcaTATTAGTGATGAAATTACTTCCAAACTGCCTCAAAGAACATTAGATGTATCTAAATATCATATcccaaaaaatataactttagcTGATGACACATTTTACATTACAAATGATATCCCTCTGTTGCTTGCAGCAAACATCTATTTTGCTATATTGTTGCAGGGCTGcattaaaactgaaaatggaCCGGTATTTCAGAATACCATGTTAGGATATGTTGTCGGAGGAAGTATCCCCGAGCAAG GACACCACTGCGTGTTCAATCCTTCCAGTCGAACCTCACCTCATCGTGTGGTCTTTGATGGATCAATGAGATCTAGAAATGGGACATCGCTGAATCAAGTCATGCTGAACGGACCTGTTGTACAGAGTGAGCTCTTTGATATCCTTATTTTATTCAGGACTTATCCCTTTATTTTAACttgtgacattaaaaaaaatgtttcgcaATGTTTTTATTAA
- the LOC134659595 gene encoding uncharacterized protein LOC134659595 isoform X4, which translates to MSTEMEKLKKLRVIRSQCKGTITRIDSFVKDPVALAAASADILEARKEKLISTLKDYEKVQMDILSIDEGDGEQGCIKTENGPVFQNTMLGYVVGGSIPEQGTTCNIVTNLINISDGEKLENVMEQFWLSEKLPEVEKSTNDEFIQAEKIFQDSVSLKDNIFYVDMPLAFPMEELGLGDSFSVAYNRFIMLEKRLQKDPLLFEQYKKFIDLYLELGHAKIVDIEGYDLNGPVFFLGHHCVFNPSSRTSPHRVVFDGSMRSRNGTSLNQVMLNGPVVQSELFDILILFRTYPFILTCDIKKNVSQCFY; encoded by the exons ATGTCTACCGAAATGgagaaattaaaaaagttacGTGTTATACGCTCACAGTGCAAAGGAACCATTACAAGAATCGACAGTTTTGTCAAGGATCCCGTAGCTTTGGCAGCCGCCAGCGCCGATATATTAGAGGCGCGTAAAGAGAAGCTTATTTCCACCTTAAAAGATTACGAAAAGGTGCAAATGGACATCCTAAGCATTGATGAAGGCGACGGTGAACAG GGCTGcattaaaactgaaaatggaCCGGTATTTCAGAATACCATGTTAGGATATGTTGTCGGAGGAAGTATCCCCGAGCAAGGTACTACATGTAATATTgtaacaaatttaattaatatatctgatggtgaaaAATTGGAAAATGTAATGGAGCAATTTTGGCTCTCTGAAAAGCTTCCTGAAGTGGAAAAATCTACAAATGATGAGTTtattcaagctgaaaaaatatttcaggACTCTGTATCACTAAAAGacaatatattttatgttgatATGCCATTAGCTTTCCCCATGGAAGAGTTAGGCCTAGGTGACTCATTTTCTGTTGCCTATAATAGATTCATAATGTTAGAAAAAAGGTTACAAAAAGATCCTTTGTTAtttgaacaatataaaaaatttaTTGACCTATATCTGGAATTAGGACATGCAAAGATAGTTGATATTGAGGGTTATGATTTAAATGGTCCTGTGTTTTTTCTAGGACACCACTGCGTGTTCAATCCTTCCAGTCGAACCTCACCTCATCGTGTGGTCTTTGATGGATCAATGAGATCTAGAAATGGGACATCGCTGAATCAAGTCATGCTGAACGGACCTGTTGTACAGAGTGAGCTCTTTGATATCCTTATTTTATTCAGGACTTATCCCTTTATTTTAACttgtgacattaaaaaaaatgtttcgcaATGTTTTTATTAA
- the LOC134659595 gene encoding uncharacterized protein LOC134659595 isoform X2, which produces MSTEMEKLKKLRVIRSQCKGTITRIDSFVKDPVALAAASADILEARKEKLISTLKDYEKVQMDILSIDEGDGEQGHNTLLHQERNVNVDKPRTNNDDSQQPLSSDAGEFDIAVNTILNCVSDSGVLLPTIKVKLITKNNEEVTCKALLDTASQGSFIRSDLVSRLGLKPMMEPNNIIGFRKQLCKVNEYVILTLQSCKNNVKIILKCHISDEITSKLPQRTLDVSKYHIPKNITLADDTFYITNDIPLLLAANIYFAILLQGCIKTENGPVFQNTMLGYVVGGSIPEQGTTCNIVTNLINISDGEKLENVMEQFWLSEKLPEVEKSTNDEFIQAEKIFQDSVSLKDNIFYVDMPLAFPMEELGLGDSFSVAYNRFIMLEKRLQKDPLLFEQYKKFIDLYLELGHAKIVDIEGYDLNGPVFFLGHHCVFNPSSRTSPHRVVFDGSMRSRNGTSLNQVMLNGPVVQSELFDILILFRTYPFILTCDIKKNVSQCFY; this is translated from the exons ATGTCTACCGAAATGgagaaattaaaaaagttacGTGTTATACGCTCACAGTGCAAAGGAACCATTACAAGAATCGACAGTTTTGTCAAGGATCCCGTAGCTTTGGCAGCCGCCAGCGCCGATATATTAGAGGCGCGTAAAGAGAAGCTTATTTCCACCTTAAAAGATTACGAAAAGGTGCAAATGGACATCCTAAGCATTGATGAAGGCGACGGTGAACAG GGCCACAACACATTGCTGCATCAGGAGCGCAATGTGAATGTGGACAAGCCCAGGACAAATAATGATGACAGTCAGCAGCCACTATCATCCGATGCTGGTGAGTTTGACATTGCTGTTAATACTATTTTAAATTGTGTGTCCGATAGTGGTGTTTTGCTGCCAACCATAAAGGTCAAattaataactaaaaataatgaAGAGGTGACATGCAAGGCATTACTGGATACTGCATCTCAAGGCAGTTTTATACGTTCAGATTTAGTAAGCAGGCTTGGCTTAAAACCGATGATGGAACCAAACAATATTATTGGTTTCCGTAAACAACTATGTAAAGTGAATGAGTATGTAATTTTGACTCTTCAGTCttgtaaaaataatgttaaaataatattaaaatgtcaTATTAGTGATGAAATTACTTCCAAACTGCCTCAAAGAACATTAGATGTATCTAAATATCATATcccaaaaaatataactttagcTGATGACACATTTTACATTACAAATGATATCCCTCTGTTGCTTGCAGCAAACATCTATTTTGCTATATTGTTGCAGGGCTGcattaaaactgaaaatggaCCGGTATTTCAGAATACCATGTTAGGATATGTTGTCGGAGGAAGTATCCCCGAGCAAGGTACTACATGTAATATTgtaacaaatttaattaatatatctgatggtgaaaAATTGGAAAATGTAATGGAGCAATTTTGGCTCTCTGAAAAGCTTCCTGAAGTGGAAAAATCTACAAATGATGAGTTtattcaagctgaaaaaatatttcaggACTCTGTATCACTAAAAGacaatatattttatgttgatATGCCATTAGCTTTCCCCATGGAAGAGTTAGGCCTAGGTGACTCATTTTCTGTTGCCTATAATAGATTCATAATGTTAGAAAAAAGGTTACAAAAAGATCCTTTGTTAtttgaacaatataaaaaatttaTTGACCTATATCTGGAATTAGGACATGCAAAGATAGTTGATATTGAGGGTTATGATTTAAATGGTCCTGTGTTTTTTCTAGGACACCACTGCGTGTTCAATCCTTCCAGTCGAACCTCACCTCATCGTGTGGTCTTTGATGGATCAATGAGATCTAGAAATGGGACATCGCTGAATCAAGTCATGCTGAACGGACCTGTTGTACAGAGTGAGCTCTTTGATATCCTTATTTTATTCAGGACTTATCCCTTTATTTTAACttgtgacattaaaaaaaatgtttcgcaATGTTTTTATTAA
- the LOC134659595 gene encoding uncharacterized protein LOC134659595 isoform X3 encodes MSTEMEKLKKLRVIRSQCKGTITRIDSFVKDPVALAAASADILEARKEKLISTLKDYEKVQMDILSIDEGDGEQVGDIEEKYYSILAKINSSLKMLNSKVTSECHNASTCKLPTIEIPFYDGKDFTKFKPFFDLFTAVIDRNTSLSDVQKLFYLRKYLQDDALAVILNLPLVNESYKEAIQLLKKRFDNKARLVANHIGILLDISNIQKGTAASIRTFVSQINQQMHALKNLDEPVDKWDMLLISILTRKLDQFTNRAYQLDRDSDTMPTMAGFIEYLEKRAIALEDSHQNKHSTYYDGANKHVNNKSTCYEGTHKSIPKVTNVVSKSLPPCRYCDNKDHQIYNCPIFKILPIAQRQSYVNEKHMCNVCLNNHDGKCKFTFKCKMCKQGHNTLLHQERNVNVDKPRTNNDDSQQPLSSDAGLH; translated from the exons ATGTCTACCGAAATGgagaaattaaaaaagttacGTGTTATACGCTCACAGTGCAAAGGAACCATTACAAGAATCGACAGTTTTGTCAAGGATCCCGTAGCTTTGGCAGCCGCCAGCGCCGATATATTAGAGGCGCGTAAAGAGAAGCTTATTTCCACCTTAAAAGATTACGAAAAGGTGCAAATGGACATCCTAAGCATTGATGAAGGCGACGGTGAACAGGTGGGAGATATTGAAGAGAAATactattccatattagcaaaaatAAATAGTTCTCTTAAAATGTTAAACTCAAAAGTGACTTCGGAGTGCCACAACGCATCCACATGTAAGTTACCCACAATTGAAATACCCTTTTACGACGGAAAGGATTTCACTAAATTTAAACCCTTTTTCGACTTATTTACTGCTGTCATTGATCGGAATACCTCGCTGTCTGATGTGCAAAAGCTTTTTTATTTGAGAAAGTACCTACAGGACGATGCGTTGGCGGTTATTCTGAATTTGCCGTTGGTAAATGAGTCATATAAAGAAGCAATACAATTATTAAAAAAGAGATTTGACAACAAGGCTAGATTAGTTGCAAATCATATAGGAATATTGTTAGATATTTCTAATATACAAAAGGGCACAGCGGCTTCCATACGAACATTTGTTTCACAAATAAATCAACAGATGCATGCATTAAAAAATCTAGATGAACCCGTTGATAAATGGGACATGCTTTTGATATCAATTTTGACTCGAAAGTTAGATCAATTCACAAACCGGGCATACCAATTAGACCGGGACTCAGACACCATGCCTACGATGGCTGGTTTCATTGAATATTTAGAAAAGCGTGCTATAGCGCTCGAAGATAGTCATCAAAATAAACATAGTACCTACTATGATGGTGCTAACAAACatgttaataataaaagtacttgCTATGAAGGTACTCACAAATCAATACCTAAGGTTACAAATGTGGTATCGAAGTCGTTGCCGCCCTGTAGGTATTGTGATAATAAAGACCATCAGATATATAACTGtcctatatttaaaattttgccTATCGCTCAGAGGCAATCTTATGTAAATGAAAAGCACATGTGTAATGTATGCCTTAATAACCATGATGGTAAAtgtaaatttacttttaaatgtaaaatgtgTAAACAGGGCCACAACACATTGCTGCATCAGGAGCGCAATGTGAATGTGGACAAGCCCAGGACAAATAATGATGACAGTCAGCAGCCACTATCATCCGATGCTG GGCTGcattaa
- the LOC134659595 gene encoding uncharacterized protein LOC134659595 isoform X6 produces the protein MSTEMEKLKKLRVIRSQCKGTITRIDSFVKDPVALAAASADILEARKEKLISTLKDYEKVQMDILSIDEGDGEQGHNTLLHQERNVNVDKPRTNNDDSQQPLSSDAGLH, from the exons ATGTCTACCGAAATGgagaaattaaaaaagttacGTGTTATACGCTCACAGTGCAAAGGAACCATTACAAGAATCGACAGTTTTGTCAAGGATCCCGTAGCTTTGGCAGCCGCCAGCGCCGATATATTAGAGGCGCGTAAAGAGAAGCTTATTTCCACCTTAAAAGATTACGAAAAGGTGCAAATGGACATCCTAAGCATTGATGAAGGCGACGGTGAACAG GGCCACAACACATTGCTGCATCAGGAGCGCAATGTGAATGTGGACAAGCCCAGGACAAATAATGATGACAGTCAGCAGCCACTATCATCCGATGCTG GGCTGcattaa
- the LOC134659595 gene encoding uncharacterized protein LOC134659595 isoform X5, with amino-acid sequence MSTEMEKLKKLRVIRSQCKGTITRIDSFVKDPVALAAASADILEARKEKLISTLKDYEKVQMDILSIDEGDGEQVGDIEEKYYSILAKINSSLKMLNSKVTSECHNASTWPQHIAASGAQCECGQAQDK; translated from the exons ATGTCTACCGAAATGgagaaattaaaaaagttacGTGTTATACGCTCACAGTGCAAAGGAACCATTACAAGAATCGACAGTTTTGTCAAGGATCCCGTAGCTTTGGCAGCCGCCAGCGCCGATATATTAGAGGCGCGTAAAGAGAAGCTTATTTCCACCTTAAAAGATTACGAAAAGGTGCAAATGGACATCCTAAGCATTGATGAAGGCGACGGTGAACAGGTGGGAGATATTGAAGAGAAATactattccatattagcaaaaatAAATAGTTCTCTTAAAATGTTAAACTCAAAAGTGACTTCGGAGTGCCACAACGCATCCACAT GGCCACAACACATTGCTGCATCAGGAGCGCAATGTGAATGTGGACAAGCCCAGGACAAATAA